The genomic region TCTTGAAAACAAAATTAGTAAAAAAACGTACTTGTCAAGAACTTTTAAAAAAAATATTGGCTAATATATTACAATATTTATTATTTCCCTACTAATTTAATTGTTTTTAAAACGATAAAATAGTATAACCAGAAAGATGATAATTGCTTTTGACCCGAGCTATATTTCAAAACATATAGTTATAGGTCAATCCTGTCCTAAACAATACATTAAGAGATTGATAATCAACTTGTTTTAAAGAACAATCATCTTATTTTAAAGGTACTTATATTTTGCTCATTTTCAATAAGATACAACGGTTTTAAAAAAATGTTTAGGACAGTATTGATTCAAAATATAGAGATGAAGCTATGTGGTATATTTTTCCGGAATTAGCGTACGGATATGGTGGGGGATTTCTTCCGGTGGTGTGGTATTAACGGGGTATTGCTGCTGAACAAACGGAAGTATTTTTTCCCAAAAACGAGGAGGATGCGGCAAAGATGCTACCTGTATCGTTTTGATACCCAATAACTTCCCTCCCAAAATATCTGTAGGCCAAGTATCACCGATTAGAATTATCTGATTTTCAGAAAGTTCTAAGGTGTTTTTTCCTGTAATTATTCCTTTATGGGTTGGTTTTCGGGCATTATAGATTCCTGAAATGCCCCAAAAAGAGCACCAAAATGCAAAACGCTGTGCTCTTTTTCCATTGGAAACAAGGAACAACTTGATTCCCAATCGTTTAGCTTCTTGTAACCAGGAAGCTAAATGCGGCGTAAAGTATTTATCGTCTTCGGAAACCAAGGTGTTATCCATATCTAACAAAAGCCCCCGGATACCGGCTTGATAGCAGTCTGCCAGAGATAACGCAGTTAAATAGGGTAAAGAAGTGGGTATTTCACTCATGCAAGTAGTTCATTCAAAGCACTTTTGAGGGTAGAATAGTGAAAAATAAAGTTGTTTTTGAGCAAAACAGCCGGAGTTACCAATTGACCTTGTGTAACGAGCATAGAGGCTTCCCCTAATGCTAATTCAACCATAAATTCCGGAATGGTGATAAAAGTAGGTCTGTTTAATGCTGCGGCAAGTTGTTCTGAAAATTGTTTATTTGAGGTTGATTCTGGAGCTACAGCATTAACCGGCCCGGAAATAGCTTGATTTTGAATACAAAATTCCAATGCCGACAATACATCCAAAATATGAATCCAGGGAAAACCTTGTTTTCCGTTTCCCACTTGGCCGCCGGCATAGAGCTTAAAAGGTGTAAGTATTTTGGGAAATGCTCCGCCGTCTTTGGATAAAACAACGCCTAAGCGTAATAAAACAGTGCGAACGGATGCTTGTAGGGCTTCTTTTTCCCACAAAACGGCAGTATTTGCTAAAAAATCATTACCGGAAGGAGATTCTTCGGTCAGGATTCCTTCTTGATGTGTTCCGTAATAACCTACTGCTGAGGCAGATACAAAAACTGTTTGTGGATTTCCTGTTTTGGATAAAAACTCTACACAGGCTTTTGTTGCGTAAATGCGGCTTTGAATTATTTCTTCTTTGTAAGAGGCTGTCCAGCGGTGGTCTGCTAACGGAGCGCCAGCTAAGTTTACAACTGCATCAACCGGCTCTTCTAAGGGGATTTTTTTGCCGTCCCAAACAAGTGGTATCAAGTTGGTATTTGCTCCCGAAGTTCGTCGGCTGCGGCTAAGTAAAAACACCCGATGATTTGCCCGCAACAGCATCGGTATCCACACTGAACCGATTAAACCACTACCTCCGGTAATTAAAATATTCATTATTATTAAGATTTAACTTCGTTAAATATTTTGGTACAGTTGATTATACAATTCAACTCCTTTTTCTAAGCTAAAATAGTCTAAGGCTACTGCTCTTAACCTATCTGAATTAATATTTAGCAAGCCGGGAATTTGCGATACTGCGTGTTCATAAGAATTTGGAGAGAGTTCCGGCAATAATAAACCGCAAGGATAATTGGCAAACAAATAATCATGGTCTCCAACGTGAGCATTTGCAATAATTGCTTTGCCCATAGCCAATATTTCTCCCATTTTGGTAGCAGATGAGCCGATTTTGGAATACGCCGGTCGAATAAAAAATATACAAATATCGGCTTGCGCTATTTCAGTAGGGACTGCTGAACGCTCTGCCGATTTTATCAAAAAATGATCTCTCGAAAGTCCTATTTTATTGATTTTTTCTATGAGCAGAGAATGATTATCCGGTGTAATCCAGCGAAATTGAGCATTCGGATATTTTTTTAGTAAGTGCTTGAAAAACAGCAACATTTCGTCTGATAAATACCACGTTCCAATAGAACCCAGATACAAAATCGTTAATGGCTTAGGGGGAGTAGTATCATTTAAGGGAGGAGTAACGGGCGTAAACAGTTTCGTATCTACACAGCAAGGAATTACTTGAATGGGGGCAGCAGATGGTACTTGCCATGAGTCAATTTCCTGTTTAGCCGCATACGTTAAAACAACGGTTTGGGTGGCGTTTTGTATCCACTGTTTTTCTTTATTTTTAAACCAAGTATAGATAGTCGCATAAACGGGGTTTTTCAAGTTCCAGATATTTCCGTCTATGCGTTCATCAGCCCAAAAACCGCGCATATCAAATATCCAAGGTAATTTAAACTTTTGGGATAACTTTTCTCCTAAGTAAGCTGATAAATAACTTCTACAATGGATTAAGGTAACTTTTTCTTGCTGAATCAACCTTTTAGCTACCCGATACAGCCGAAACATATCATATACAGTAGAAAGCACAGGTGGTTTTTTAGTATAAGATACTGAATGCCAAATAATATTGTTTTTCTGAACAATATTATTGATAGTTGCATAGCGGCTTTTATAGTGGTCTTTCTTTTCGGCAGAAAGAATTAGTATTTTATGCCCTTTTGCTGACAAACCGGCCAGATAGGGCAGGATTTGGGATTGCCCCAAGGGGTCAGTTAGCCCATCATAAGAAATAAATAATGCAGTATGCTTATTAGACATTTGGGTAAAATTAATAATTTTTCCCTCTTTTAGGGCTTAATGTTAAATCATAGATAATAACTTTTTCCCGTAATGGTTTTTGTTTGCGGATATATATTTTTTGATTTTCCATGAATAGAACATTTTCATAGATATTATTGAGGCTCATGAGCCAGTATGGGTCAATTCGGTATTTTAAGGCTATATCTTCCACAGTTTCAAATTTACCGGCAACGTGAAATTTACCGGCTTTTTTAGGTACTAATCTGATTACTGTTCCGGATTCTGGCTCGTCGGTTTTGGCTAAATTGTTCCAGCGTCTTAGTCGTTTGATTTTTTTGTTATATTGAAAGGCTATGGAGGCTATGTCTTCGTATTGGCCAACGATAACATATTCTTTTCCATAAATGGGGTCATCTTGAAGTTTTTGAGTTATGTAGTTTTGTTGAATCGGTTTTGTTAATGACCGTTTATAGTCTTGTATTGTTTCTTCGGTGGATTTAGCCTCTTCGGGTTTTTCTACGACTGTGGGTGGGGGCTGCGGAAGTTCGTCTTTTATTTTCATGCTATAATTTCGCACAAAGTAATCTGAGCGATACGGTTCTAAGCTGAAAATAACGGGAAATAACTCCGGATGTGGGTCATATTGAAATTGATAGGGTTTATTGTGGTTTACTCGGTATAAGCTAAATGGTCTTTCGGCAGGTAAGTAGTTTTTAGAAATCCATTTATTATATGTTTTGAGTTCTTCAAAGTCAATATTATTTTTTTGGGCGATTTTTGTGATATTGCTTTCTCCTTGATTAGAAATGGGTTCTAACCAAATATTGGGGACTCCGTTAGCTCCTAAAAAAGGTTTATAGGCAATTTTGTGTGCGATGGCTTTTTGGGCATACCAATGTAAATCTTTCGTTAATTTTATTTTAGTAGCTCCGTAGTATGTTGCATTTACAAATGGAATAGCTCCATTGGCACCGGCGTAATAAGCGATAACAGCATAAACCCAGTTGTTGTATTTGTTATTTTTCTTTTTTAAGTATCTGGCAGCACCGACACTTGAGCGGAAGATGTGCTTTCTTTCATCTACAAATTCGTTTACATAAAGCCCTATTTCGGTGGCCGTCATTTCCTTAAATTGCCAAAAACCAACGGCATTGGACGAGGATACAGCATCGGCAATTAGGCTACTTTCTTGGATAACGATATATTTTAAGTCATCAGGAACATCTATCAGATGAAAAGCATATTCTACAAACGGCATATATAAGTCTGCCCGTTCGTTCATTTTGCGAAATGCTTCCTGATTTGATAAAATCTGGTTGACTAATTTCTGGATTTGGGCTTGTAGTTCTGGGGTAAGTTCTACTTCTATACCGCAATAAGTAATTTTAGTAGGCACTTGTGGTGTGTATAAACTATAACTTAGTGCTTTGAGTGGGCTGAAAGAAGCCCATACAACTAAAATATACAGAATGATGTATTTTTTTAAGGGCATAATATCTATAAAGGCTTACTCAATTCGCATTCCGAATATAGAAACGTCATCTAATTGTTCACGGTCATTTTTCCAATCTTTCCATTCCATATTTAGGATAGCGCGTTGGTGTGCCATACTTTCATGTTGAGAACGTAATATCAGTTCTTTTAATCTTTTGGTGGTGAAGCGTTTTTCTTCCGGGCCTCCGAGTTGATCCACAAATCCATCTGTATATAGATAGACGGTATCTCCGATTTTGAGCTGGATTTCATGATTGGTAAAGCGTCTTTCATCTTCGATTTGTTCACCGCCGATAGATCTTTTATCGGGTTTGATTTCAAAGACTTCAAAATCATGGTAATAGGTAAATGGCAAGTTAGCGCCGGCATATTCACAGAGGTGGGTTTCTGAATCATAGCAGAAGAGGGCTACGTCCATTCCATCCCGAGAGGTAGCGTCCTCCGAATCTTGTTTTAGGGTTGTGCGTACTCCGATGTGCAGGTGGTACAATATATCTGCTGGGCACGTAACCTGCCGTTGATTTACAATTTGGTTCAGGTAAATGTAGCCAATAAGTGTTAAGAAAGCACCGGGTACGCCGTGTCCGGTACCGTCTGCCAAAACGACTATTTTTTTATTTCCGTGAATACCAGCCCAATAGAAGTCTCCGCCTACGATGTCTCGTGGTTTAAAGGTAATGAAGTAGTTGCTGGATAGCTGCTCCATTAATTCTTTGGAGGGTAAAATATTTTGCTGTATTCGTTTTGCGTAGCGAATACTTTCCGTAATGCCTTTGGTTTTTTCTTCGATTTCTTCTTTTTGGCGGATAACTTCTTTGTTGGCTTCTTCTAACTGGCTGTAAGCGAGGCGGAGTTTATCCGTTAAGAGGCGTTCTTTTTGTTCTAATGCTAAGGCGACAGTGTCAGCAATAGAGCCGGCAAAACTTTGTTCATCAAGAGTCCATTTTCTAACTTGGCCTCGATGTTCAAAACTGATTACGCCCATAGATTTTCCTCCCTGCCAGATGGAAGCATCTAAAAATGAAGCTACACCGGATTCCCTAAAGAGTTGTAGCAGTTCTTGTGAGCGAGGGTCTGTTTCTATATCGTTTACAGCAAGGACTCTATCTTTCTCAATTATTTTGAAATAATTGGGAAAGATGCTTTTTTCGAGTACCATTCCTTCATTATGGGGGTGGTTTCCGTGCTGGCAAACTGCTTTGCAGCGGATTTTTTCTCCAATATCTTCAAATATCCATACCGAAACTCTATCTACATTTAGGGTTTCCATTCCTACTTTTGCTATCACTTGAAAGGCGACTTTAAGGTTTCCTTCTTTGATAGCAGGATTTGAGGTTAGGTCAAGTAGGGCTGCTTGTTGGCTGCGTAACCGAAATTCTTGCTGTTTTTGTGCCGTAATATCAAATAAAACGTTGATAGATTTGATGGGTTCTTGGTTCAGCCCCAGTACAGGTGTATTGGTTTCCAAGACCCAAAAGAAAACGCCGTCTTTGGTACGTTTTTCCATTTCGCCTCTCCAAATCTGACCTCTTAGGATGGTTTTCCACTGTTCTTGGTAGGTAGATTCCGGCTGGCGGCCCGATTTTAGGATAGTGTATCTTTTTCCAAGCAGTTCGTCTTTTGAAAAACCGGAAACATTTAATAAAGCATCGTTTACGTAGGTAATATTTCCTTCGAGGTCAGTTTCATAGACCATTGAGGCGTTATTAATGGCGTTTAGCTGCCCGGTAAGTTCTATTTGTGTTTTTTGGATTTCTTCTGAGTTTTCTACTAATAGCTCTTCTTGGGTTTGGGCAACCTCCAGCGCATTTCTAATTTGCTCTTCTTGTAGTTTTTGTTGGGTTATATCGAAGCCAACGCTGATGTATTTATGTGGTTTCCCATCTAAGCCCACTACGGGAGTAAGGGTTTGTTCTATCCAGATTATGTAGTTTTGGTGGCTGTAATGCTCCATTACTCCTTTCCAAACTTCACCTTGTTTTAGGGTAGCCCACATTTCATCAACTTTTCTGAGGTCGGTATTCGGATGATATAGGATGGTAATTTTTCTACCTAATATTTCTCTTCTGGTATATTGGTATAGCCGTAAGAAGGCTTCATTTACATAGGTAATAACTCCTTCTGTGTTGGTTTCACAAACGATTGCAGCATTATTTAGGGCTTCAATTTGCCCGCGAAGTTCTTGTTGGGTGCGGCGTACTTCTTCTGTGGTGGCTTCGATTTCCTCATTATTTTGGCGAAGTTCTACTTCCATAGCATGGGCTTCTTCCAAAGACATCCGGATTTCTTCTTCCAGAACCCTTCTATTTCCTTGTTCTAAGATTAATGAAACGATTTCTGCCGCAGAGGAGACGAAGTTTTGTTCGTCTAAAAACCACTCTCTGTTTGTTAATATATGTTCACAGAAAAGGTAGCCTACTACTTGGCCAGCTAAGTGAACAGGATGCAATACCATTGATTCTATTCTTGCCGGAGCTAAGTAAGAATCTCGTATTTCAAAAGTAATTGTATTTTGAAGTGCTTGGGTTAGAATTAATTGTTTATCTGAATCTAAGGCCGTAAAAAATGTTGGTGAAAAGTCCCGAAACATTTCGAATCCGGTGGAGTGTTGAAATCGTTGGCGTTCAAATAAATTCAGGCATTCTAAGCGGCTTCGTTCGTCTGAAAACAGCCAAATTCCGGAGCGTTCAATATCTAACGTAAAGACTATTGTTTCGGTAATGTAGTTTAAGGCATCATCAATATTCCCATCTTTAATGGTATTATTTTTGGAAAGTTCCTGAATTGCAGTATGTTGTTGGGTTAGGCGTAGCTCTAATTGTTTTTGGGTTTGTAAGGCTTCGTTTGCTAAACGAACTTGGTCTTGATACAAGGCTTTATCAGATTCTGCCTGCACCAATATGTGTTGTAGCTCTGTCAGTTTCTCTTCTAACTTTGGATTAGCCGTAACCGTAGTGGTTTGGGGTTGTTCGAGCTGGGGTATCGCATCAAGTTGCTGGCCAATTACCAAATATTTAACTATCTGATTAGCACGCTCTTTTACAGGTGCAAACGATAGTTGCATAGGAACGGTAGTTTGGGATTTATTGAGTAAAGTATAGAGCTCGGAAAAATATTCTCCGGTTTTCATCCGAGATAGAGCTTCGGTAAATTCTATTTCTCCCAATAAAATATTTAAGGATTTATTAGTAAGTTCGTTAGCTTGGTATTCAAGTAAGTTTTTAAGCCGTGTGTTGAAGGTGATAATATTGCCGGAAAGGTCTAACTCAACGTAGTAAATAGAATCTTGAATTGTATTGATAATGATTTGGTTCGTTTGAATACGTCTTTTTAGGTCTAATTCTGCGGCTATCGAAACACTTTGAGCCTGCTTATTATCTTCCTTTTGGTCGGCAAGTTCTTCCTCTAATTTATGTATTTGAGATTGAATTTGAAGGGCAATTTTTTTTAGGTTTTCGCTAATCGGTTCTTTTTCAATTGGTTCTTTTTTGTATAATTTTTGAAAAACGGTTCTACTTGCTAAATAATCATTTGTTAAGGTTTTGACCATTTCGCCTATTTCGTATAATTCTTTCGTAGATTTTGGGATAGCTAAATTTGCTTCTTTTTGGGTTGTTATGCCGGTTAAGTAGTTTTGAATGGCTTCTATATTGGGTTTTAGGCTTCGGGTAACGATCAAAAGGGTTATGATAATTAATGTAAGCAACAATATCATTAAAATTGCTATTCCGCCGGCAAGTATCCATTTTCCTTGTTCAAGGTTCTTTTCATGGCCTGCAACTCGTCTTTGTAACTCAGTAATAAGTTGTTGAGTTTGAACTTTTAAGTTTGAAGTATTAATCGTCAGTTGGTTTGAATATACATCATAGGCTTTAGTAACTATATTCGTATCTGTTTTTTCAACTATTTCTGGATTCAAGATAACTTTTATATCTTTCACATTTTCAACTACTTGCTTATATGAATCCTTTGTTTGCTTGAATAAGTTCAAGAGGTCTTGGGAATCCCAAATAAGGTTATTTTGGTCTAAGACAGTAAAAGTAGAGTCTATAAAGCGAGAACTCGAGTTGATTTGTTCTGGATAATGCTTAGCATCTTTTTGCAGAATGATAGATTTTGCATTAGCTTGTAATAAATCTATTTCGGGTGAAATTTGATTCAGCAGTTTTATAGCAGGATAGAGCCTTTGCTCTAAAGCTTGTTGGTGGATACTGGTATGATATTGGGTAAAGATAAATACGCCGGCTGGCAGTAAAGCCAGCACAATCATAAAAAATAATAATGTTAAAATCTTGCGCAGCATGATGTTATATCCAGATACAGCAAATAGGGTATAATCCGTACAAAGTTCTGTAAATGTAGGCGAAATAAGTAATATGTGGAAAAAAACATATTAGAATTTTAGGAGAGGGGAAAAACCTTAACTCTATCTACATGATAGAATTAAGGAAATAGTTAAAATTCTCTTTAGAAAAGTATTTTAACCAACACAAATTGCCGCCCCCGCGGAGAATAATAAGCTAATATGCCATTTTGGTTGCTGACCTGCTGAGATGCTGACCTGTAAAAAGTATTTTGTGCGTAAAATTCCTTAAAAAATGGCTTTGGTATAGAAACTTGCCCTTCCCAATTTACC from Bacteroidia bacterium harbors:
- a CDS encoding YqeG family HAD IIIA-type phosphatase, whose translation is MSEIPTSLPYLTALSLADCYQAGIRGLLLDMDNTLVSEDDKYFTPHLASWLQEAKRLGIKLFLVSNGKRAQRFAFWCSFWGISGIYNARKPTHKGIITGKNTLELSENQIILIGDTWPTDILGGKLLGIKTIQVASLPHPPRFWEKILPFVQQQYPVNTTPPEEIPHHIRTLIPEKYTT
- a CDS encoding TIGR01777 family oxidoreductase produces the protein MNILITGGSGLIGSVWIPMLLRANHRVFLLSRSRRTSGANTNLIPLVWDGKKIPLEEPVDAVVNLAGAPLADHRWTASYKEEIIQSRIYATKACVEFLSKTGNPQTVFVSASAVGYYGTHQEGILTEESPSGNDFLANTAVLWEKEALQASVRTVLLRLGVVLSKDGGAFPKILTPFKLYAGGQVGNGKQGFPWIHILDVLSALEFCIQNQAISGPVNAVAPESTSNKQFSEQLAAALNRPTFITIPEFMVELALGEASMLVTQGQLVTPAVLLKNNFIFHYSTLKSALNELLA
- a CDS encoding glycosyltransferase, with the protein product MSNKHTALFISYDGLTDPLGQSQILPYLAGLSAKGHKILILSAEKKDHYKSRYATINNIVQKNNIIWHSVSYTKKPPVLSTVYDMFRLYRVAKRLIQQEKVTLIHCRSYLSAYLGEKLSQKFKLPWIFDMRGFWADERIDGNIWNLKNPVYATIYTWFKNKEKQWIQNATQTVVLTYAAKQEIDSWQVPSAAPIQVIPCCVDTKLFTPVTPPLNDTTPPKPLTILYLGSIGTWYLSDEMLLFFKHLLKKYPNAQFRWITPDNHSLLIEKINKIGLSRDHFLIKSAERSAVPTEIAQADICIFFIRPAYSKIGSSATKMGEILAMGKAIIANAHVGDHDYLFANYPCGLLLPELSPNSYEHAVSQIPGLLNINSDRLRAVALDYFSLEKGVELYNQLYQNI
- a CDS encoding transglycosylase SLT domain-containing protein, whose product is MPLKKYIILYILVVWASFSPLKALSYSLYTPQVPTKITYCGIEVELTPELQAQIQKLVNQILSNQEAFRKMNERADLYMPFVEYAFHLIDVPDDLKYIVIQESSLIADAVSSSNAVGFWQFKEMTATEIGLYVNEFVDERKHIFRSSVGAARYLKKKNNKYNNWVYAVIAYYAGANGAIPFVNATYYGATKIKLTKDLHWYAQKAIAHKIAYKPFLGANGVPNIWLEPISNQGESNITKIAQKNNIDFEELKTYNKWISKNYLPAERPFSLYRVNHNKPYQFQYDPHPELFPVIFSLEPYRSDYFVRNYSMKIKDELPQPPPTVVEKPEEAKSTEETIQDYKRSLTKPIQQNYITQKLQDDPIYGKEYVIVGQYEDIASIAFQYNKKIKRLRRWNNLAKTDEPESGTVIRLVPKKAGKFHVAGKFETVEDIALKYRIDPYWLMSLNNIYENVLFMENQKIYIRKQKPLREKVIIYDLTLSPKRGKNY
- a CDS encoding PAS domain-containing protein, giving the protein MLRKILTLLFFMIVLALLPAGVFIFTQYHTSIHQQALEQRLYPAIKLLNQISPEIDLLQANAKSIILQKDAKHYPEQINSSSRFIDSTFTVLDQNNLIWDSQDLLNLFKQTKDSYKQVVENVKDIKVILNPEIVEKTDTNIVTKAYDVYSNQLTINTSNLKVQTQQLITELQRRVAGHEKNLEQGKWILAGGIAILMILLLTLIIITLLIVTRSLKPNIEAIQNYLTGITTQKEANLAIPKSTKELYEIGEMVKTLTNDYLASRTVFQKLYKKEPIEKEPISENLKKIALQIQSQIHKLEEELADQKEDNKQAQSVSIAAELDLKRRIQTNQIIINTIQDSIYYVELDLSGNIITFNTRLKNLLEYQANELTNKSLNILLGEIEFTEALSRMKTGEYFSELYTLLNKSQTTVPMQLSFAPVKERANQIVKYLVIGQQLDAIPQLEQPQTTTVTANPKLEEKLTELQHILVQAESDKALYQDQVRLANEALQTQKQLELRLTQQHTAIQELSKNNTIKDGNIDDALNYITETIVFTLDIERSGIWLFSDERSRLECLNLFERQRFQHSTGFEMFRDFSPTFFTALDSDKQLILTQALQNTITFEIRDSYLAPARIESMVLHPVHLAGQVVGYLFCEHILTNREWFLDEQNFVSSAAEIVSLILEQGNRRVLEEEIRMSLEEAHAMEVELRQNNEEIEATTEEVRRTQQELRGQIEALNNAAIVCETNTEGVITYVNEAFLRLYQYTRREILGRKITILYHPNTDLRKVDEMWATLKQGEVWKGVMEHYSHQNYIIWIEQTLTPVVGLDGKPHKYISVGFDITQQKLQEEQIRNALEVAQTQEELLVENSEEIQKTQIELTGQLNAINNASMVYETDLEGNITYVNDALLNVSGFSKDELLGKRYTILKSGRQPESTYQEQWKTILRGQIWRGEMEKRTKDGVFFWVLETNTPVLGLNQEPIKSINVLFDITAQKQQEFRLRSQQAALLDLTSNPAIKEGNLKVAFQVIAKVGMETLNVDRVSVWIFEDIGEKIRCKAVCQHGNHPHNEGMVLEKSIFPNYFKIIEKDRVLAVNDIETDPRSQELLQLFRESGVASFLDASIWQGGKSMGVISFEHRGQVRKWTLDEQSFAGSIADTVALALEQKERLLTDKLRLAYSQLEEANKEVIRQKEEIEEKTKGITESIRYAKRIQQNILPSKELMEQLSSNYFITFKPRDIVGGDFYWAGIHGNKKIVVLADGTGHGVPGAFLTLIGYIYLNQIVNQRQVTCPADILYHLHIGVRTTLKQDSEDATSRDGMDVALFCYDSETHLCEYAGANLPFTYYHDFEVFEIKPDKRSIGGEQIEDERRFTNHEIQLKIGDTVYLYTDGFVDQLGGPEEKRFTTKRLKELILRSQHESMAHQRAILNMEWKDWKNDREQLDDVSIFGMRIE